One part of the Brevundimonas sp. NIBR11 genome encodes these proteins:
- a CDS encoding HWE histidine kinase domain-containing protein — translation MTETSDFPAVDLTNCEREPIHILGAIQPIGFLIALTADWLVARVSANVGQFIGREPSELLGLPVDKVFSPQAVHDLRNRSAMLRGPDSVERLFQCDIGHGRQFDIAIHFSGGQVVIEAEPASGEHGDATGMVRSMITRLDQTADFSAFFREGARQVRALIGFDRVMVYRFAADGSGEVVAEAVKAGLGQFMGLHYPASDIPAQARELYRRNLLRVITDVNATPVPIIPRRDESGQPLDLSLSVLRSVSPIHIEYLKNMGVCASLSISIIVEGRLWGLFACHHYSPRCPSFERRSVSELFAQMFSMRLESRERQQTVEYERRARDISDQLLGAVASDETLLKDPDWLGDILTHAIPADGVGVWLGGSYAFSGSTPPPDQFRRIARALNGTAAGKIFAIDHIGSLIPDADAFASEAAGLLAIPISRSPRDYVVLFRKELIHSVRWGGDPHKPVAYGPNGPRLTPRESFAEWKELVEGKSQPFTSSEIRVAETLRATLIEVVLRLADEASAERQQSSARQELLIAELNHRVRNILGLIRGLIRQSSTEGGSVEDFAKVVDGRIHALARAHNQITDDHWGPAPMQALIDAEAAAFVDDHERIITQGEAIFLNPNAYSTLALVVHELVTNSNKYGSLSAEGGRVTLSWHRDAKGDLTLEWRETGGPTVAPPTRRGFGTTIIDRSIPYDLGGKARLEYDPKGVHATFVIPARHISEPRQIPAGAALRYPRPSLGHPQAPPPKILAGHDVLLVEDSLIIALDAEDIAQRLGAATVTTAATVMGALDQIEARRPTVAVLDINLGDRNSYPIADRLAELRIPFLFATGYGEQANLPSDHRGRPVVQKPYTVENVARALDGLLGPVGRE, via the coding sequence TTGACAGAGACGTCCGACTTTCCTGCCGTCGACCTGACGAACTGCGAACGCGAACCGATCCACATTCTCGGCGCGATCCAGCCCATCGGATTCCTGATCGCCTTGACCGCCGACTGGCTTGTCGCCCGCGTCTCGGCCAACGTCGGCCAGTTCATCGGTCGCGAGCCCTCCGAACTTCTCGGCCTGCCGGTCGACAAGGTCTTTTCTCCCCAGGCCGTCCACGACCTGCGTAACCGCTCGGCCATGCTGCGTGGTCCGGATTCGGTGGAGCGACTGTTTCAGTGCGACATCGGCCACGGACGACAGTTCGACATCGCAATACATTTCTCGGGCGGCCAGGTCGTCATCGAGGCCGAGCCGGCGTCGGGCGAGCACGGCGACGCCACCGGCATGGTCCGATCGATGATCACCCGCCTCGATCAGACCGCCGACTTCTCCGCCTTCTTCCGCGAGGGCGCCCGCCAGGTCCGGGCCCTCATCGGCTTCGACCGCGTCATGGTCTATCGTTTCGCTGCGGACGGATCTGGCGAGGTTGTGGCCGAGGCGGTCAAGGCCGGGCTCGGCCAGTTCATGGGCCTGCACTACCCGGCCTCCGACATCCCGGCCCAAGCGCGCGAACTCTATCGCCGCAATCTGCTGCGGGTGATCACCGACGTCAACGCCACACCGGTTCCGATCATCCCCCGGCGCGACGAGAGCGGCCAACCTCTGGATCTGTCGCTGTCGGTGCTGCGCTCGGTTTCGCCGATCCACATCGAATATCTGAAGAACATGGGCGTCTGCGCCTCGCTGTCGATCTCCATCATTGTCGAGGGCAGACTGTGGGGCCTGTTCGCCTGCCATCATTATTCGCCCCGCTGTCCGAGCTTCGAGCGACGCTCGGTCTCCGAACTTTTCGCCCAGATGTTCTCCATGCGTCTGGAGAGCCGGGAGCGTCAGCAGACGGTGGAGTACGAACGTCGCGCCCGAGATATCTCCGATCAGCTCCTGGGCGCCGTCGCCTCCGACGAGACCCTGTTGAAGGATCCCGACTGGCTCGGCGACATCCTGACCCACGCGATCCCGGCCGACGGCGTCGGGGTCTGGCTGGGCGGGTCCTACGCGTTTTCGGGCTCGACCCCTCCCCCGGACCAGTTTCGTCGCATCGCCCGGGCCCTGAACGGCACGGCGGCAGGCAAGATTTTCGCCATCGACCATATCGGCTCTCTCATACCCGACGCTGACGCCTTCGCTTCGGAGGCCGCAGGCCTGCTCGCCATCCCCATCTCGCGCAGCCCACGTGACTATGTGGTGCTGTTTCGCAAGGAACTGATCCACTCGGTGCGCTGGGGCGGCGACCCGCACAAGCCCGTCGCCTATGGCCCCAACGGTCCCCGCCTGACGCCACGCGAAAGCTTCGCAGAGTGGAAGGAGTTGGTCGAAGGCAAGTCCCAACCTTTCACGAGTTCGGAAATCCGGGTCGCCGAAACCCTGCGCGCCACCCTGATCGAAGTCGTGCTCCGTCTCGCGGACGAAGCCTCTGCCGAGCGCCAGCAATCCAGCGCCCGTCAGGAACTTCTGATCGCCGAGCTCAATCACCGGGTCCGCAACATCCTCGGCCTCATTCGCGGCCTGATCCGCCAATCGAGCACCGAAGGCGGCAGTGTCGAGGATTTCGCCAAGGTCGTCGACGGCCGCATCCATGCGCTGGCCCGCGCTCACAACCAGATCACCGACGACCACTGGGGCCCTGCCCCGATGCAGGCTCTGATCGACGCGGAGGCGGCCGCCTTCGTGGACGACCACGAGCGGATCATCACCCAGGGGGAGGCCATCTTCCTCAACCCTAACGCCTACTCGACACTGGCGCTCGTGGTCCACGAACTGGTCACCAATTCTAACAAATACGGCAGCCTGTCCGCGGAGGGAGGAAGGGTCACGCTTAGCTGGCATCGCGACGCCAAGGGCGATCTGACTCTGGAATGGCGGGAAACCGGCGGCCCGACGGTCGCGCCCCCGACACGCAGGGGTTTCGGCACAACCATCATCGACCGCTCCATACCGTACGACCTCGGCGGCAAGGCACGCCTGGAGTACGATCCCAAGGGGGTGCACGCGACCTTCGTCATCCCCGCCCGCCACATTTCGGAACCGCGCCAGATCCCGGCCGGCGCCGCGCTCCGCTATCCCCGTCCCTCCCTTGGCCACCCCCAGGCTCCGCCGCCCAAGATCCTTGCGGGCCACGATGTCCTGCTGGTCGAGGACAGCCTGATCATCGCTCTGGACGCCGAAGACATCGCCCAGCGGCTCGGCGCCGCGACCGTGACCACGGCCGCCACCGTCATGGGCGCCCTGGATCAGATCGAGGCCCGCAGGCCCACCGTCGCCGTGCTCGACATCAACCTGGGTGACCGCAACTCGTATCCGATCGCCGACCGGCTGGCGGAGCTGCGCATCCCCTTCCTGTTCGCCACGGGCTACGGCGAACAGGCCAACCTGCCGTCCGACCATCGCGGCCGTCCGGTGGTGCAGAAACCCTACACGGTCGAGAACGTCGCTCGCGCCCTGGACGGTCTGCTGGGACCGGTCGGCCGGGAATAG
- a CDS encoding glycerophosphodiester phosphodiesterase family protein gives MTRFVAPALLTALLASACAATPVRPAPETPALAAYFDCIRTGGGVAISAHRAQSADDQAENSIGAIEATGRAIPGAILEIDAVLTSDGRLVLMHDETLDRTSTGSGKVSDRTFAEVRAARLEATNGAVTSEPPPTLREALDAAGRVRAIASIDLKPADEAATLTLARAVIAEVRAANAQDRVILITYSPETARAVAAMAPEMMISAGLNDVAGLEGLNAPQILAWTGTREVRPALWRSLAEAGVEAQFGTLGAPGRRLDDQYAADGDPSEYRDLFDQGALVIATDTPLAVKSVLAAQVAAAERCPR, from the coding sequence CCCGAGACCCCGGCTCTGGCCGCCTATTTCGACTGCATCCGGACCGGCGGCGGCGTCGCCATCTCGGCGCACCGGGCCCAGTCGGCTGACGATCAGGCGGAGAACTCCATCGGCGCCATCGAGGCGACCGGCCGCGCCATTCCCGGCGCCATCCTCGAGATCGACGCGGTCCTGACCTCCGACGGGCGGCTGGTGCTGATGCACGACGAGACGCTGGATCGGACCTCGACCGGCTCGGGCAAGGTCTCGGACCGGACCTTCGCCGAGGTGCGGGCCGCGCGGCTGGAGGCCACGAACGGCGCGGTGACCAGCGAGCCGCCGCCGACCCTGCGCGAAGCCCTGGACGCCGCTGGTCGCGTCCGGGCCATCGCCAGCATCGACCTGAAGCCCGCCGACGAGGCCGCAACCCTGACGCTGGCGCGGGCGGTGATCGCCGAGGTGCGGGCGGCGAACGCCCAGGATCGGGTGATCCTGATCACCTATTCGCCGGAGACGGCCCGCGCCGTGGCGGCGATGGCGCCGGAGATGATGATCTCCGCCGGGCTCAATGACGTGGCCGGGCTGGAAGGCCTGAACGCGCCCCAGATCCTGGCCTGGACCGGGACGCGGGAGGTGCGGCCGGCGCTGTGGCGGTCCCTGGCCGAGGCGGGGGTCGAAGCCCAGTTCGGCACCCTGGGCGCACCCGGTCGGCGACTGGACGACCAGTATGCGGCGGACGGCGATCCATCGGAGTATCGCGACCTGTTCGATCAGGGCGCGTTGGTCATCGCCACCGACACGCCGCTGGCGGTGAAATCGGTGCTGGCGGCCCAGGTGGCCGCCGCCGAGCGCTGCCCGCGCTAG
- the phaP gene encoding TIGR01841 family phasin (Members of this family are phasins (small proteins associated with inclusions such as PHA granules). Note that several different families of phasins have been named PhaP despite very little sequence similarity to each other.) translates to MTDATTTVKKTIEQAAAATVEAQKAQTEQFKAGAEQFQAKGTQALRDGMEKTSASIAEMTAQSKQNLEALTASAAAAQKGAEALSAQALNYGKTSWEHGVAAAQTISQARSIQELIELQTNFAKSAMETYLSEVTKMTETLTGSVKDSFKPINERVTASVEKFQAAR, encoded by the coding sequence ATGACTGACGCCACCACCACTGTGAAGAAGACCATCGAGCAGGCCGCCGCCGCGACCGTCGAAGCCCAGAAGGCCCAGACCGAGCAGTTCAAGGCCGGCGCCGAACAGTTCCAAGCCAAGGGCACGCAAGCCCTTCGCGACGGCATGGAAAAGACCTCGGCTTCGATCGCCGAAATGACCGCCCAGTCGAAGCAGAACCTGGAAGCCCTGACCGCTTCGGCCGCCGCCGCCCAGAAGGGCGCCGAGGCGCTTTCGGCCCAGGCCCTGAACTACGGCAAGACCAGCTGGGAACACGGCGTCGCCGCCGCCCAGACGATCTCGCAGGCTCGCTCGATTCAGGAGCTGATCGAGCTGCAGACCAACTTCGCCAAGTCGGCGATGGAAACCTACCTCTCGGAAGTCACCAAGATGACCGAAACCCTGACCGGTTCGGTCAAGGACAGCTTCAAGCCGATCAATGAGCGCGTCACCGCTTCGGTCGAGAAGTTCCAGGCCGCCCGCTAA
- a CDS encoding serine hydrolase, whose product MKRNDSSPSRRLALQRVVAGLCALSLLVGLGSLGLGRVQAQTGENNRYAAIVVDAGTGEVLFARHADSRRYPASVTKMMTLYLVFEALEKGTADLDDVLTISPLAASQPPSKLGLAAGQTIRLDDAMRATTVRSANDMAMALAEHIGGSQARFASMATLKAEELGMTQTRYVNPNGLPDSRQLTSARDLAILARAIMRDYPQYYSYFGLHDWHYQGRDYRNTNGLLLSGNGYDGIKTGFTNASGYNLAASAVRNGKRIITIVLGGRSSVTRNAHVAALMDTGFEVENRRAAGERIQVAQAFFEQRGFGLGGPDTGGPVAYAALNGAPTAEREEGQGSSALTWTAPLPAPTPTPVSTAAVASPPTTAGYGPAAPMRRAEASAPRTGNLTANLNGGVAPPAGTTSGLNRGAVANPPRPTAPARTATPPAGGWSVQVGAFRDETVARNWLTEVNRRFRSSFSNAERNVVTVAGWHRSRFTGMTEAAARSACEALDARRVTCMVVRPGG is encoded by the coding sequence ATGAAGCGTAACGATTCCAGCCCCAGCCGCCGCCTCGCCCTGCAGCGGGTGGTCGCCGGCCTCTGCGCCCTGTCGCTGCTGGTCGGACTGGGAAGCCTCGGTCTCGGCCGGGTCCAGGCCCAGACGGGCGAGAACAACCGCTACGCCGCCATCGTGGTCGACGCCGGCACGGGCGAGGTCCTGTTCGCCCGGCACGCCGACAGCCGCCGCTACCCGGCTTCGGTCACCAAGATGATGACCCTCTATCTGGTGTTCGAGGCGCTGGAGAAGGGTACGGCCGATCTCGACGATGTCCTGACCATCTCTCCTCTCGCCGCCTCGCAGCCGCCGTCCAAGCTGGGCCTCGCCGCGGGCCAGACGATTCGCCTGGACGACGCCATGCGCGCCACCACGGTCCGCTCGGCTAACGACATGGCGATGGCCCTGGCCGAGCACATCGGCGGCTCCCAGGCGCGCTTCGCCTCCATGGCCACGCTGAAGGCCGAGGAGCTGGGCATGACCCAGACCCGCTACGTCAATCCGAACGGCCTGCCGGACAGCCGCCAGCTGACCTCGGCTCGAGACCTGGCCATCCTGGCCCGTGCGATCATGCGCGATTATCCTCAATATTACAGCTACTTTGGTCTGCACGACTGGCATTACCAGGGGCGCGACTATCGCAACACCAACGGCCTTCTGCTGTCGGGCAACGGCTATGACGGCATCAAGACCGGCTTCACCAACGCCTCGGGCTACAACCTGGCCGCTTCGGCCGTGCGCAACGGCAAGCGCATCATCACCATCGTCCTGGGCGGGCGCTCCAGCGTGACCCGCAACGCCCACGTCGCCGCCCTGATGGACACCGGCTTCGAGGTCGAGAACCGCAGGGCCGCCGGCGAACGCATCCAGGTGGCCCAGGCCTTCTTCGAGCAGCGCGGCTTCGGCCTCGGCGGACCCGACACCGGCGGTCCAGTCGCCTACGCCGCCCTGAACGGCGCCCCGACCGCCGAGCGCGAGGAAGGCCAGGGCTCCAGCGCCCTCACCTGGACCGCCCCGCTGCCCGCGCCGACGCCGACCCCGGTCTCGACGGCCGCCGTCGCCTCGCCTCCCACGACCGCCGGTTACGGCCCTGCGGCGCCGATGCGGCGGGCCGAGGCGTCTGCGCCGCGCACCGGCAATCTGACCGCCAATCTGAACGGCGGCGTCGCCCCGCCGGCCGGCACGACCTCGGGCCTGAACCGCGGCGCCGTCGCCAATCCGCCGCGTCCGACGGCTCCGGCCCGCACCGCCACCCCGCCCGCAGGCGGCTGGTCGGTGCAGGTCGGCGCATTCCGTGACGAGACCGTGGCCCGCAACTGGCTCACCGAGGTCAACCGCCGCTTCCGCTCCAGCTTCAGCAACGCCGAGCGCAACGTCGTCACCGTCGCCGGCTGGCACCGCTCGCGTTTCACCGGAATGACCGAGGCCGCCGCCCGCAGCGCCTGCGAGGCCCTGGACGCCCGCCGGGTCACCTGCATGGTGGTCCGTCCGGGCGGGTGA
- the gatB gene encoding Asp-tRNA(Asn)/Glu-tRNA(Gln) amidotransferase subunit GatB, with protein sequence MTDTLSSSKLIQGRTGDWEIVMGLEIHAQVASKAKLFSGAAVGFGAGPNEQVSLVDAGFPGMLPTLNKHCVEQAVKTGLGLKAAINRKSQFDRKNYFYPDLPTGYQISQLYYPIVGEGVVEVEGEDGTFFNVGIERLHLEQDAGKLIHDLSPTESYVDLNRAGTALMEIVSRPDIRSPEEAVAYVKKIRTILIYLGTCDGDMEKGNLRADVNVSVCRAGNYAKFKETGDFGFLGTRCEIKNVNSFRFISQAINYEARRQIEILEDGGKIVQETRLYDPTAGETRSMRSKEEANDYRYFPDPDLLPLELEQAWIDDIKANLPELPDEKRRRLMADYGLSQYDAIVLISEQAKADYFEEAAKGRDAKLVANWVTNELSARLAAAGKDFSESPLPAAHVAELVALIEEGVISSKIAKEVFDHVWNGEGSPRAVVEARGLVQVNDTGAIEKAVDDLIAANPDKAAAVAEKPQALGWFVGQVMKATGGKANPASVNEILKAKLGIH encoded by the coding sequence ATGACCGACACCCTCTCCTCCTCGAAACTGATCCAGGGCCGCACGGGCGACTGGGAAATCGTCATGGGCCTGGAAATCCACGCCCAGGTGGCCTCCAAGGCCAAGCTGTTCTCCGGCGCCGCCGTGGGCTTCGGCGCGGGGCCGAACGAGCAGGTGTCGCTGGTGGATGCGGGCTTCCCCGGCATGCTGCCGACGCTGAACAAGCACTGTGTCGAACAGGCGGTGAAGACCGGCCTCGGCCTGAAGGCCGCGATCAACAGGAAGAGCCAGTTCGACCGGAAGAATTATTTCTATCCCGACCTGCCGACCGGCTATCAGATCAGCCAGCTCTACTATCCGATCGTCGGCGAGGGCGTGGTCGAGGTGGAGGGCGAGGACGGGACCTTCTTCAACGTGGGCATCGAGCGGCTGCATCTGGAACAGGACGCGGGCAAGCTGATCCACGATCTGTCGCCGACCGAGAGCTATGTCGACCTGAACCGCGCGGGCACCGCCCTGATGGAGATCGTCTCCCGCCCCGACATCCGCTCGCCGGAGGAGGCGGTCGCCTACGTCAAGAAGATCCGCACCATCCTGATCTACCTGGGCACCTGCGACGGGGACATGGAGAAGGGCAACCTGCGCGCCGACGTGAACGTCTCGGTCTGCCGCGCCGGGAACTATGCGAAGTTCAAGGAGACCGGCGACTTCGGCTTCCTCGGCACGCGCTGCGAGATCAAGAACGTCAACTCGTTCCGCTTCATCTCCCAGGCCATCAACTACGAGGCCCGTCGCCAGATCGAGATTCTGGAAGACGGCGGCAAGATCGTTCAGGAGACCCGTCTGTACGACCCGACCGCCGGCGAGACCCGCTCCATGCGGTCCAAGGAAGAGGCGAACGACTATCGCTATTTCCCCGATCCGGACCTGCTGCCGCTCGAGCTGGAACAGGCCTGGATCGACGACATCAAGGCGAACCTGCCGGAACTGCCGGACGAGAAGCGCCGTCGGCTGATGGCCGACTACGGCCTGTCGCAATACGACGCCATCGTCCTGATCTCCGAGCAGGCCAAGGCGGACTATTTCGAAGAAGCGGCCAAGGGTCGTGACGCCAAGCTGGTGGCCAACTGGGTGACGAACGAGCTGTCGGCGCGTCTGGCCGCCGCCGGCAAGGACTTCTCCGAAAGCCCCCTGCCCGCCGCCCACGTCGCCGAACTGGTGGCCCTGATCGAGGAGGGCGTGATCTCCTCCAAGATCGCCAAGGAAGTTTTCGACCACGTCTGGAACGGCGAGGGATCGCCCCGCGCCGTCGTCGAGGCGCGCGGCCTGGTCCAGGTCAACGACACCGGGGCCATCGAGAAGGCCGTCGACGACCTGATCGCCGCCAACCCCGACAAGGCTGCCGCCGTCGCCGAGAAGCCCCAGGCCCTCGGCTGGTTCGTCGGCCAGGTGATGAAGGCCACCGGCGGCAAGGCCAACCCGGCCTCGGTCAACGAGATCCTGAAGGCCAAGCTGGGCATCCATTAG
- a CDS encoding RcnB family protein, translating into MKKTNLFVIGAVTLATLAAPVAASAQQWRGGDRDRDGRYERWERRDDRRDDRRWDRRHDDRRWDDRRDDRRYYNNRRYYRGATLPYQYRQNWYIRDYNRYGYRTPPRGYGYYRTDTGDVVLAALATGVIISLLSN; encoded by the coding sequence GTGAAGAAGACCAATCTTTTCGTCATCGGCGCCGTGACCCTGGCCACTCTGGCCGCACCGGTCGCCGCATCGGCCCAGCAGTGGCGCGGCGGTGATCGCGACCGCGACGGCCGGTACGAGCGCTGGGAACGTCGCGACGACCGTCGAGATGACCGCCGCTGGGATCGTCGCCATGATGATCGCCGCTGGGACGACCGTCGCGACGATCGGCGCTACTACAACAATCGCCGCTACTATCGCGGCGCGACCCTGCCGTATCAGTATCGCCAGAACTGGTACATCCGCGACTACAACCGCTATGGCTATCGCACCCCGCCGCGCGGCTATGGCTACTACCGCACCGATACCGGTGACGTGGTGCTGGCCGCCCTGGCGACCGGCGTGATCATCTCGCTGCTCTCGAACTAA